Genomic window (Mesorhizobium sp. M4B.F.Ca.ET.058.02.1.1):
GCCAGTTGGTGCCAAGCAGATAGCCGAGCTGCTGGTCGGGCTCGCGGAAGAACTCGACGAAGATGCGCGACAGGCCATAGCCACAGATGAAGGCGCCGCCGACGAAGCGCGGCGTCTTCAGCTTCAGCCTGGAATGGGTGAGGAAGCGCAGCACGAGGAACAGCACCAGGCCCTCGAGCAGGGCTTCATAGATCTGACTCGGATGGCGCGAAAACGGTCCGCCATTGGGAAACTCCACCGCCCATGGCACGTCGGTTGGCCGGCCCCAGAGCTCGGAGTTGATGAAGTTGGCGACGCGCACGAGGCCAAGCCCGACCGGCACGCCGGCCGACACGACGTCGAACAACGTCCACGTGCGGATACCGCGCTTGAGCGAAAACAGGGTCATCGCCAGGATGACGCCGAGCAGGCCGCCGTGAAACGACATGCCGCCCTGCCAGACGGCGACGATATCCAGCGGATGCGCGATGTAGCGCGGCAGGTCGTAGAACAGCACATAGCCGGTTCGCCCGCCGACCACGACGCCGATCGCTGCCCAGACGATGAAGTCGTCCAGATCTTCCGGCTTCATCGGCAAGGCGCCGTCGGGCCACAGTCTTGCATTGGTGACCAGGCGCTTGGCGTACCACCAGGCAAAGAGGATGCCGACGATGTAGCCGACGCCGTACCAGTGCACCGCCAGCGGGCCGATCTGGACGATGACCGGATCGATGTTGGGGAAGGGCAGGGAGGTCAGCGGCAACAGAAAATATTCGCTCAACAGGGTCTCCCGGGCGCGGTCTGGTTTCGGGCGCGGACCATGCGGCAGGGTTTTGGCAGGGTCAAGGCAAGGCTGCGCTTGCATTCCGCGCCGCGCGCCAC
Coding sequences:
- the lgt gene encoding prolipoprotein diacylglyceryl transferase — its product is MSEYFLLPLTSLPFPNIDPVIVQIGPLAVHWYGVGYIVGILFAWWYAKRLVTNARLWPDGALPMKPEDLDDFIVWAAIGVVVGGRTGYVLFYDLPRYIAHPLDIVAVWQGGMSFHGGLLGVILAMTLFSLKRGIRTWTLFDVVSAGVPVGLGLVRVANFINSELWGRPTDVPWAVEFPNGGPFSRHPSQIYEALLEGLVLFLVLRFLTHSRLKLKTPRFVGGAFICGYGLSRIFVEFFREPDQQLGYLLGTNWLTMGMILSTPMVLAGIWAMATARPVTQTQPA